A single window of Nocardioides baekrokdamisoli DNA harbors:
- a CDS encoding sterol desaturase family protein: MRTPMNDLTHLLSPWSNPVTYAIPFFLLFVGIELAALKFLDHDDVTGYEPKDTRASLLMGLGSIVTTVMVKVLAFVAFIGIYLYVAPWHLPMNHWWSWVIAVLAVDLTFYWTHRFLHRARVGWAAHQAHHSSEYMNFGTALRQKWNPWFDVIFWLPLPLIGIPPWAIFAVFSFNLIYQFTTHTELVDKLWPPIEFVMNTPSHHRVHHGSDELYLDKNYAGIFIIWDRMFGTFQKEIQRPKYGLTTPIGTYNVWKLQYGHYADLWVDVRNARSFKEKMQYLFKPPGWAPADLVGERATSGVDGAGAVPAPTR, from the coding sequence GTGAGGACCCCCATGAACGACCTGACCCACCTCTTGAGTCCCTGGAGCAACCCAGTGACGTACGCGATCCCGTTCTTCCTGTTGTTCGTCGGGATCGAACTGGCCGCGCTGAAGTTCCTGGACCACGACGACGTGACCGGCTACGAGCCGAAGGACACTCGCGCCTCCCTGCTGATGGGCCTGGGATCCATTGTGACCACCGTGATGGTGAAGGTCCTGGCCTTTGTCGCCTTCATCGGGATCTACCTCTACGTCGCCCCGTGGCATCTGCCGATGAACCACTGGTGGTCCTGGGTCATCGCCGTCCTCGCCGTCGACCTCACCTTCTACTGGACCCACCGTTTCCTGCATCGCGCCCGCGTCGGCTGGGCTGCTCACCAGGCGCACCACAGCAGCGAGTACATGAACTTCGGCACCGCACTGCGGCAGAAGTGGAACCCGTGGTTCGACGTCATCTTCTGGCTGCCGCTGCCGCTCATCGGCATCCCGCCGTGGGCGATCTTCGCCGTCTTCAGCTTCAACCTGATCTACCAGTTCACGACGCACACCGAGTTGGTCGACAAGCTCTGGCCGCCGATCGAGTTCGTCATGAACACGCCATCACACCACCGCGTGCACCACGGCTCGGACGAGCTCTACCTCGACAAGAACTACGCCGGCATCTTCATCATCTGGGACCGGATGTTCGGCACGTTCCAGAAGGAGATCCAGCGTCCGAAGTACGGCCTGACGACACCGATCGGCACGTACAACGTCTGGAAACTGCAGTACGGCCACTACGCCGATCTGTGGGTGGACGTACGCAACGCCCGCTCCTTCAAGGAGAAGATGCAGTACCTCTTCAAGCCGCCGGGCTGGGCTCCGGCCGACCTGGTCGGCGAGCGCGCTACCTCCGGCGTAGACGGAGCAGGAGCAGTCCCAGCACCGACACGATGA
- a CDS encoding TetR/AcrR family transcriptional regulator, with product MARDRGVSTSRAGTKGVPRADREQQILLAACEVFGTEGYAATSVVTVADRAGISKPLIYQYFESKEGLFTAVIHFGGAILADEIERIARTDIVGLERGLQTLRGIFATLAPRPWLWRLFFDPSAPSSGPAAAEVAGYVSRITVLAEEGVAELMHLAGNDDALDISAMTAVWMSIVDALVTWWLDHLDQTADQMTDRCARLFLAVVAAEVPAGL from the coding sequence ATGGCACGGGACCGCGGCGTTTCCACGAGCCGTGCAGGTACCAAGGGTGTCCCACGGGCCGATCGAGAGCAACAGATTCTGCTCGCGGCCTGTGAGGTGTTCGGGACCGAGGGCTACGCCGCCACGTCGGTCGTCACCGTCGCCGACCGCGCCGGCATCTCCAAGCCACTGATCTACCAGTACTTCGAGTCCAAGGAAGGTCTCTTCACCGCGGTCATCCACTTCGGCGGGGCGATCCTCGCCGACGAGATCGAGCGGATCGCGCGTACGGACATCGTTGGACTCGAACGCGGTCTGCAGACCCTGCGCGGGATCTTCGCAACGTTGGCTCCGAGGCCGTGGCTGTGGCGGCTCTTCTTCGACCCCTCCGCGCCGAGCAGCGGCCCCGCCGCCGCCGAAGTGGCCGGGTACGTCTCCCGGATCACCGTCCTGGCCGAGGAGGGTGTGGCTGAGCTGATGCATCTGGCCGGCAACGACGACGCCCTGGACATCTCCGCCATGACCGCTGTCTGGATGTCCATCGTCGACGCGCTCGTCACGTGGTGGCTCGACCACCTCGATCAGACGGCGGACCAGATGACCGATCGATGTGCCCGGCTGTTCCTCGCCGTGGTGGCGGCCGAGGTCCCGGCCGGGCTCTAG
- a CDS encoding MFS transporter: MNWRAIVADTRPLQDPNFRRMWVAQIVTMIGAQLTVVSVPAQLYADTGSSAYVGLAGLFGLVPLVIFGLYGGALVDHFDRRRVLIVTTVGLIGTSALFWAQAAAGNRNPWLLLGLFSVQQAFFAVNSPARSAILPTLLSTDLLPAANALGMTVFQFGAIVGPLVAGVLIPFTGFTWLYLIDTITLLATLYSVLRLPPLPVLNAAAKTPGLSAVWEGFAYLSTQPVLLMSFVVDLIAMVFGMPRALYPQIAHEAFHGPAAGGLALALLFAAIPAGAVLGGVFSGWLSRVERQGYVVLWCIGIWGASMAGFGITVWLAPHGLTLFLWLGVLCQVIGGAADMASASMRQAMLLEAADDNVRGRLQGVFIVVVAGGPRIADVAHGGAAVAVGTAAAAAGGGVLVVIGIVACAILVPSFVRYRITHAPRGQEIPAER, from the coding sequence GTGAATTGGCGGGCGATCGTCGCAGACACACGTCCGCTGCAGGACCCGAACTTCCGTCGGATGTGGGTTGCCCAGATCGTGACGATGATCGGCGCCCAACTCACCGTCGTCTCCGTCCCCGCGCAGTTGTACGCGGACACCGGCTCCAGTGCGTACGTGGGCCTCGCCGGGCTGTTCGGGCTGGTGCCGTTGGTGATCTTCGGTCTGTACGGCGGCGCGCTGGTCGATCACTTCGATCGCCGCCGGGTGCTGATCGTGACCACGGTCGGTCTGATCGGCACCTCGGCGCTCTTCTGGGCTCAGGCAGCTGCAGGGAATCGAAACCCGTGGCTCCTGCTGGGTCTGTTCTCGGTGCAGCAGGCCTTCTTCGCGGTGAACTCCCCCGCCCGGTCGGCGATCCTGCCGACGCTGCTGTCGACCGACCTCCTGCCGGCCGCCAACGCCCTGGGCATGACCGTGTTCCAGTTCGGCGCCATCGTCGGACCGCTGGTCGCGGGCGTCCTCATCCCGTTCACCGGCTTCACCTGGCTCTACCTGATCGACACGATCACGTTGCTGGCCACGCTCTACTCGGTGCTCCGGCTACCCCCGCTACCGGTCCTCAACGCCGCCGCGAAGACACCCGGGCTCTCCGCGGTCTGGGAAGGCTTCGCCTACCTGAGTACGCAACCCGTCCTGCTGATGTCGTTCGTCGTCGACCTGATCGCGATGGTCTTCGGCATGCCGCGCGCGCTCTACCCGCAGATCGCCCACGAGGCTTTCCACGGCCCGGCGGCCGGCGGCCTCGCGCTCGCACTCCTGTTCGCGGCGATCCCGGCCGGTGCCGTCCTCGGCGGGGTGTTCTCGGGCTGGCTGTCGAGGGTCGAGCGACAGGGGTACGTGGTGCTCTGGTGCATCGGCATCTGGGGCGCGTCGATGGCCGGCTTCGGCATCACCGTCTGGCTGGCGCCACACGGGCTGACGTTGTTCCTCTGGCTGGGAGTCCTGTGCCAGGTGATCGGGGGCGCAGCGGACATGGCCTCGGCGTCGATGCGCCAGGCAATGCTGCTGGAGGCCGCGGACGACAACGTCCGGGGTCGACTCCAGGGTGTGTTCATCGTGGTGGTCGCCGGCGGGCCGCGTATTGCCGACGTCGCTCATGGAGGCGCCGCAGTGGCCGTCGGAACGGCAGCTGCAGCTGCCGGCGGAGGCGTCCTCGTGGTGATCGGCATCGTCGCCTGCGCGATCCTGGTGCCGAGCTTCGTCCGCTACCGGATCACGCACGCGCCGAGAGGTCAGGAAATCCCCGCCGAGAGGTGA
- a CDS encoding YciI family protein, with product MTQYLLSVYDRPGDRERPLETMQPLFEAVDRFNAKLQAEGHWVFAGGLADQSTATVVEAKGGDVVVTDGPFLETKEYLGGFWIIEAADLDVALGLAKEGAIACTNPVEVRPFMAEDELPVE from the coding sequence ATGACGCAGTACTTGCTTTCCGTGTACGACCGTCCGGGCGACCGTGAGCGTCCGCTCGAGACCATGCAGCCCCTGTTTGAAGCAGTCGACCGCTTCAACGCGAAGCTGCAGGCCGAGGGCCACTGGGTGTTCGCCGGCGGTCTCGCCGACCAGAGCACCGCCACCGTGGTCGAGGCCAAGGGTGGGGACGTCGTGGTGACGGACGGCCCGTTCCTGGAGACGAAGGAGTACCTCGGGGGCTTCTGGATCATCGAGGCGGCAGATCTCGACGTCGCTCTGGGTCTGGCCAAGGAAGGCGCGATCGCCTGCACCAACCCGGTCGAGGTCCGTCCGTTCATGGCCGAGGACGAGCTTCCCGTCGAGTGA
- a CDS encoding RNA polymerase sigma factor yields MVASLARRFGDLDIAEEAAGDAFLAAAERWPIDGQPANPGGWLMTTATRRAIDRLRRENVRDQRHRAAAMITHQPDPVGIVEDDQLRLIFTCCHPALAPEARTALTLRLVAGLTVPEIARAFLIPETTLAQRITRAKSKIRAAAIPLRVPEREDLANRLADVLAVIYLIFNEGYLPGEPGHADLAAEGVRLARLMRGLMPTDGEVAGLLALMLLTESRRGSRYGTSGELVTLADQGRGGWDHALIAEGHALVRERLASGLSPGVYQLQAAINAVHTDAGDARDTDWSQVVALYDQLYALQPTPVVALNRAVAIAEMDGPEVALAIVEPLDLVGYHSWHVTRADLLRRLGRSREARAAYARAIELAVNPGEIAYLTRRLGELVG; encoded by the coding sequence GTGGTCGCGTCGCTGGCGCGCCGCTTCGGTGATCTGGACATCGCCGAGGAGGCCGCTGGCGACGCATTCCTCGCAGCTGCGGAGCGGTGGCCGATCGACGGCCAACCGGCGAATCCGGGTGGGTGGCTCATGACGACCGCGACCCGCCGGGCGATCGACCGGCTCCGCCGCGAGAACGTACGCGATCAGCGCCATCGAGCCGCAGCCATGATCACGCACCAACCGGACCCGGTCGGGATCGTCGAGGACGATCAACTCCGGCTGATCTTCACGTGTTGCCATCCGGCGCTGGCGCCGGAGGCACGGACGGCCCTGACTCTGCGACTCGTCGCAGGTCTGACGGTGCCGGAGATCGCCCGGGCGTTCCTCATACCGGAGACGACGCTGGCCCAACGGATCACCCGCGCGAAGTCCAAGATCCGTGCTGCGGCTATCCCGCTGAGGGTTCCGGAGCGGGAGGATCTGGCCAACCGGCTCGCCGACGTCCTCGCGGTGATCTACCTGATCTTCAACGAGGGCTATCTCCCCGGCGAGCCCGGACATGCTGATCTAGCCGCGGAGGGCGTACGCCTCGCCCGGCTGATGCGTGGTCTGATGCCGACGGACGGCGAGGTCGCCGGGCTGCTGGCGTTGATGCTGTTGACCGAGTCACGGCGCGGGAGCCGCTACGGCACCTCCGGCGAGCTGGTCACGCTCGCTGATCAGGGTCGCGGGGGCTGGGATCACGCTCTGATCGCGGAGGGGCATGCGCTGGTCCGCGAACGGCTGGCGTCAGGGCTGAGCCCCGGTGTCTATCAACTCCAGGCAGCCATCAACGCCGTCCACACCGACGCCGGCGACGCACGCGACACCGACTGGTCACAGGTGGTCGCACTGTACGACCAGCTGTACGCGCTGCAGCCGACGCCGGTGGTGGCGCTGAATCGGGCGGTGGCCATCGCCGAGATGGACGGACCGGAGGTGGCGCTGGCGATCGTCGAGCCGCTGGACCTCGTCGGCTACCACTCGTGGCACGTCACTCGGGCCGACCTCCTGCGTCGACTGGGTCGGTCCCGTGAGGCGCGGGCTGCGTACGCCCGGGCCATCGAACTCGCCGTCAATCCGGGCGAGATCGCGTACCTGACCCGGAGGCTCGGCGAGCTTGTCGGATGA
- a CDS encoding M3 family metallopeptidase, with translation MTPAPLVLPAEADAQQWLELRRDAALTIAREAAAELKSVRPTDAMAVLRRWDDAELALHGLSGMASLLASVHPVEAVRTAAEDAEAAADKLDTELSQDPELYAVFAGLRTDGLDPLAARFLEKILTDFRRAGVDQSEEVRAELTALEERLTELDQEFSRITRDDVRSIKVTADRLAGLPQDWLEAHPVGADGLVTVTTDYPDTLPVFTYCHDAEVRRELRLAFLNRGYPAADKVLHELFDARQRRAELVGYPDWASFDAAVKMIGSGPAIPEFVDKIAAAAVDPAQRDLAILLKRYREDNPEATEVQWSDSAYYGEIIRKEQYDVDAQVVRTYFDFTKVRGGLLEVTGRLFGLRYDAVDVPTWHEDVASYDVVRLEDGASLGRIHLDLHPREGKYKHAAQFDLAPGVNGKSVAEGVLVCNFPRGLMEHDDVVTLFHEFGHLVHHILGGQQDWSRFSGVATEWDFVEAPSQMLEEWAWDADILASFATNAAGEPIPAALVAKMRDGEEFGKGYTVRIQCFYGALSYAFHQERPADLTERLRELQGQYAPFPYLDGTHFYANFGHLGGYSSAYYTYQWSLVIAKDLFSAFKHDDMFNAEIAGRYRDNILAPGGSKPAAELVSDFLGRPFSFDAYAEWLAR, from the coding sequence ATGACGCCCGCACCACTGGTTCTGCCTGCCGAAGCCGACGCCCAGCAGTGGCTGGAATTGAGGCGTGACGCCGCGCTGACGATCGCGCGCGAAGCGGCCGCGGAGTTGAAGTCCGTACGCCCGACCGACGCGATGGCGGTGCTGCGTCGGTGGGACGACGCCGAGCTGGCGCTGCACGGCCTGAGCGGGATGGCGTCACTGCTCGCGAGCGTGCATCCGGTGGAGGCGGTGCGTACCGCCGCCGAGGACGCCGAGGCTGCTGCCGACAAGCTCGACACCGAGCTTTCGCAGGACCCCGAGTTGTACGCAGTCTTCGCCGGGTTGAGGACCGACGGGCTTGACCCGCTCGCGGCGAGGTTCCTGGAGAAGATCCTGACCGACTTCCGCCGTGCCGGAGTCGACCAGTCCGAGGAGGTACGCGCCGAGCTCACGGCATTGGAGGAGCGGCTCACTGAGCTGGATCAGGAGTTCTCGCGCATCACCCGCGACGACGTTCGGTCCATCAAGGTGACCGCCGACCGGCTGGCCGGTCTGCCGCAGGACTGGCTGGAGGCGCACCCGGTCGGCGCGGACGGTCTGGTCACCGTCACCACCGACTATCCCGACACCCTCCCGGTTTTCACCTACTGTCACGACGCCGAGGTGCGACGTGAGCTCCGGCTGGCTTTCCTCAACCGGGGTTACCCGGCGGCGGACAAGGTCCTGCACGAACTCTTCGACGCTCGCCAGCGTCGCGCCGAACTCGTCGGCTACCCGGACTGGGCCTCGTTCGACGCGGCGGTGAAGATGATCGGATCCGGCCCCGCCATCCCGGAGTTCGTCGACAAGATCGCAGCCGCGGCCGTCGACCCGGCCCAGCGCGACCTGGCGATCCTCCTGAAGCGGTACCGGGAGGACAACCCGGAGGCGACCGAGGTGCAGTGGTCCGACAGTGCGTACTACGGCGAGATCATCCGCAAGGAGCAGTACGACGTCGACGCGCAGGTGGTGCGGACGTACTTCGACTTCACCAAGGTGCGCGGCGGTCTGCTGGAGGTCACCGGCCGACTCTTCGGCCTGCGGTACGACGCGGTCGACGTCCCGACGTGGCATGAGGACGTGGCGTCGTACGACGTCGTCCGTCTGGAGGACGGAGCCAGCCTCGGCCGCATCCACCTCGACCTGCATCCGCGCGAGGGCAAGTACAAGCATGCTGCGCAGTTCGATCTCGCTCCCGGCGTCAACGGCAAGTCCGTGGCCGAGGGCGTCCTGGTCTGCAACTTCCCGCGCGGACTGATGGAGCACGACGACGTCGTCACGCTCTTCCACGAGTTCGGCCATCTCGTCCATCACATCCTCGGCGGGCAGCAGGACTGGTCACGCTTCTCCGGGGTGGCAACGGAGTGGGACTTCGTCGAGGCGCCGTCGCAGATGCTCGAGGAGTGGGCGTGGGACGCCGACATCCTGGCGTCGTTCGCCACGAATGCCGCAGGCGAGCCGATCCCAGCCGCCCTCGTGGCCAAGATGCGCGACGGCGAGGAGTTCGGGAAGGGCTACACGGTCCGGATCCAGTGCTTCTACGGGGCACTGTCGTACGCGTTCCACCAGGAGCGTCCGGCAGATCTCACGGAGCGACTCCGGGAACTGCAGGGCCAGTACGCGCCGTTCCCGTACCTGGACGGGACGCATTTCTACGCAAACTTCGGCCACCTCGGTGGCTACTCGAGCGCCTACTACACGTATCAGTGGTCGCTGGTGATCGCGAAGGACTTGTTCAGCGCCTTCAAGCACGACGACATGTTCAATGCCGAGATCGCGGGCCGCTACCGCGACAACATCCTGGCGCCCGGTGGGTCGAAGCCCGCCGCGGAGTTGGTGTCGGACTTCCTCGGCCGCCCGTTCAGCTTCGACGCGTACGCCGAATGGCTGGCTCGCTGA
- a CDS encoding DEAD/DEAH box helicase: MDNAPAADALTFAELGLADGVLAAVTAAGYETPSAIQAATIPLLLQGRDVVGLAQTGTGKTAAFALPILSQLDLAVSAGAPQALVLAPTRELALQVAEAFEGYASQLPSLKVLPIYGGQGYGPQLTALRRGVHVVVGTPGRIMDHLAKGTLDLSELRFLVLDEADEMLNMGFAEDVETILADTPATKQVALFSATMPPMIRKLSQKYLNDPEEVQVKSATKTNANITQRYLMCSYPQKVDALTRILEVENFEAMIVFTRTKSETDSLAEKLRARGFSASAINGDVAQVQREKTVNQLKDGSLDILVATDVAARGLDVERISHVINYDLPTDLEAYVHRIGRTGRAGRKGDAISFVTPRERYLLKAIEKHTKAAPVEMKLPSADEVNATRLSRFDDGITAALSDEKVAFFRDVVSHYVREHNVPELDVAAALAVVLNGAAPLLLEDQPEPVRRERPVRDDRDERPQRGDRFDRDRPGRDARPNRDNGQPMQQYRIEVGKRHRVEPRQVVGALANEGGLRRQDFGNITIKEHFSIVELPQDLDPAIWAALEQTRISGKLIELSVDKGPNLSAARGGDRRPRRDFGDKPAYGGDKSRTRKPRH; this comes from the coding sequence ATGGACAACGCCCCTGCCGCCGATGCCCTGACCTTCGCGGAACTCGGCCTCGCGGATGGCGTACTTGCCGCGGTCACCGCCGCCGGGTACGAGACCCCCAGCGCCATCCAGGCGGCCACCATCCCGCTGCTTCTGCAGGGCCGCGACGTCGTCGGCCTCGCGCAGACGGGTACTGGCAAGACCGCCGCCTTCGCGCTCCCGATCCTCAGCCAGCTCGACCTCGCGGTGTCCGCGGGCGCCCCGCAGGCTCTCGTCCTCGCACCGACCCGCGAGCTCGCCCTCCAGGTCGCGGAGGCCTTCGAGGGATACGCGTCGCAGCTGCCGTCGCTCAAGGTGCTGCCGATCTACGGCGGCCAGGGCTATGGCCCGCAACTGACCGCGCTGCGTCGCGGCGTCCACGTGGTGGTCGGTACTCCGGGCCGGATCATGGATCACCTGGCCAAGGGCACCCTCGACCTGTCGGAGCTCCGGTTCCTGGTGCTCGACGAGGCTGACGAGATGCTCAACATGGGCTTCGCCGAGGACGTCGAGACGATCCTCGCCGACACCCCGGCGACCAAGCAGGTCGCGCTGTTCTCGGCGACCATGCCGCCGATGATCCGCAAGCTGTCGCAGAAGTACTTGAACGACCCCGAAGAGGTCCAGGTCAAGAGCGCCACCAAGACCAACGCGAACATCACCCAGCGCTACCTGATGTGCTCGTACCCGCAGAAGGTCGACGCCCTCACCCGCATCCTCGAGGTCGAGAACTTCGAGGCGATGATCGTCTTCACGCGTACGAAGTCGGAGACCGACTCGCTCGCGGAGAAGCTGCGCGCTCGTGGTTTCAGTGCGTCCGCGATCAACGGTGACGTCGCTCAGGTGCAGCGTGAGAAGACTGTCAACCAGCTCAAGGACGGCTCGCTCGACATCCTCGTGGCGACCGACGTCGCCGCTCGCGGTCTCGATGTGGAGCGCATCTCGCACGTCATCAACTACGACCTGCCGACCGACCTCGAGGCGTACGTCCACCGGATCGGCCGCACCGGGCGTGCCGGCCGCAAGGGCGACGCGATCTCGTTCGTCACTCCGCGCGAGCGCTACCTCCTCAAGGCGATCGAGAAGCACACCAAGGCCGCGCCGGTCGAGATGAAGTTGCCGAGCGCCGACGAGGTCAACGCGACCCGGCTCAGCCGGTTCGATGACGGCATCACCGCGGCGCTGAGCGACGAGAAGGTCGCCTTCTTCCGCGACGTCGTCTCGCACTACGTACGCGAGCACAACGTGCCCGAGTTGGACGTGGCAGCAGCTCTGGCCGTGGTGCTGAACGGTGCCGCGCCGTTGCTCCTCGAGGACCAGCCGGAGCCCGTGCGCCGTGAGCGTCCGGTGCGCGACGACCGGGACGAGCGTCCGCAGCGTGGCGACCGATTCGACCGCGACCGTCCCGGTCGCGACGCCCGCCCGAACCGCGACAACGGCCAGCCGATGCAGCAGTACCGGATCGAGGTCGGCAAGCGCCACCGTGTCGAGCCGCGCCAGGTCGTCGGCGCCCTCGCCAACGAGGGTGGTCTGCGCCGCCAGGACTTCGGCAACATCACGATCAAGGAGCACTTCTCGATCGTCGAGCTCCCGCAGGACCTGGACCCGGCGATCTGGGCTGCACTCGAGCAGACCCGGATCAGCGGCAAACTCATCGAGTTGAGCGTCGACAAGGGCCCGAACCTGAGTGCTGCTCGCGGCGGAGACCGTCGCCCGCGCCGCGACTTCGGCGACAAGCCGGCGTACGGCGGGGACAAGTCCCGGACTCGCAAGCCTCGTCACTGA
- a CDS encoding penicillin-binding transpeptidase domain-containing protein, translating into MRRLLISAALVAPLALAGCGSGPQADYSAVQAFASGLAGGKVTVAGAGAAKEYQSILTAMGTKPTVTAGAVARGSATLHWSWSLPGGTWTYDTSVSVVDKGSNVWSPVWSPAAVIPGMSTGDKLAVTHPRGARGTILAADGRPAPVGSLAGVLSGIEKDQDDKLNGMPGTKVELTHAGHATELASYAPTNGSNLKITVRRDWQQIAEGILNQSGPPSAMVAIQVSTGKILVAANNNAAGGFPYATMARSPSGSTFKTVDALALIRHRHFTADSTVTCPLHFTVLGFQFKNDKWYPPSSLGNIPLKEAIAQSCNTAQVSQHAFVPYASLKDAARTLGLSQDYDLGFPAFLGQLPPPGNEFVKAEDMIGQGDVLVSPLTMATVIASIQAGHTVVPWMIDGIRPKVAAGVTPMSAHEAAELKTIFRQVVLDGTALGLSGMSGAPIIAKTGTAEFVRGGQVLTHTWLIAAQGDIAVCAYVDVGHTGAATSLPLVRQFLSAIGPQ; encoded by the coding sequence GTGCGCCGCCTACTGATCTCCGCTGCCCTGGTGGCTCCGCTCGCCCTCGCGGGTTGTGGTTCCGGTCCTCAGGCCGACTACAGCGCCGTGCAAGCCTTCGCCAGCGGCCTTGCCGGCGGCAAGGTCACCGTCGCGGGGGCTGGTGCGGCGAAGGAGTATCAGTCGATCCTCACCGCGATGGGGACGAAGCCGACGGTCACCGCCGGAGCAGTCGCCAGGGGCAGCGCCACGCTGCACTGGTCGTGGTCCCTGCCGGGCGGCACCTGGACGTACGACACCTCGGTGTCGGTGGTCGACAAGGGCAGCAACGTGTGGTCGCCGGTCTGGTCGCCGGCAGCCGTCATCCCCGGCATGAGCACCGGTGACAAACTCGCGGTCACCCATCCCCGTGGCGCTCGTGGCACGATCCTCGCCGCAGACGGCCGTCCCGCTCCGGTCGGATCGCTCGCCGGCGTCCTGAGTGGCATCGAGAAGGACCAGGACGACAAGCTCAACGGGATGCCCGGCACGAAGGTGGAGTTGACCCACGCGGGGCACGCCACCGAGCTGGCCTCGTACGCGCCGACGAACGGGAGCAACCTCAAGATCACCGTTCGACGCGACTGGCAGCAGATCGCCGAGGGGATCCTCAACCAGTCCGGACCGCCGTCGGCGATGGTCGCGATCCAGGTGAGCACGGGCAAGATCCTCGTGGCTGCGAACAACAACGCAGCCGGCGGATTCCCGTACGCGACGATGGCTCGGTCGCCCTCGGGTTCGACGTTCAAGACCGTCGACGCGCTGGCGCTGATCCGGCACCGTCATTTCACCGCGGACTCCACGGTCACCTGCCCGCTCCACTTCACGGTGCTGGGCTTCCAGTTCAAGAACGACAAGTGGTACCCGCCATCTTCCCTGGGCAACATTCCGCTCAAGGAGGCGATCGCTCAGTCCTGCAACACCGCGCAGGTGAGCCAGCACGCCTTCGTGCCCTACGCCAGCCTCAAGGACGCCGCTCGGACGCTGGGCCTCTCGCAGGACTACGACCTCGGGTTCCCGGCCTTCCTTGGCCAGCTGCCGCCTCCGGGCAACGAGTTCGTCAAGGCTGAGGACATGATCGGTCAGGGCGATGTCCTCGTCTCGCCGCTGACGATGGCCACCGTCATCGCCTCGATCCAGGCCGGTCACACGGTGGTGCCGTGGATGATCGACGGGATCCGACCGAAGGTCGCAGCCGGTGTGACGCCGATGTCGGCTCATGAGGCTGCTGAGCTCAAGACGATCTTCCGGCAGGTCGTCCTGGACGGCACCGCCCTCGGCCTCAGCGGCATGTCCGGTGCACCGATCATCGCCAAGACCGGCACCGCCGAGTTCGTACGCGGCGGTCAGGTGCTGACCCACACGTGGCTGATCGCCGCACAGGGAGACATCGCGGTCTGCGCGTACGTCGACGTGGGCCACACCGGCGCCGCGACGTCGCTGCCGCTGGTCCGCCAGTTCCTCAGCGCGATCGGTCCCCAGTAG
- a CDS encoding pirin family protein: MTVTILRSGDRFTEREQGRMTWHAFSFGPFYDPARVSFGPLVLCDEHLLGDGQGFSTHPHQGVTIVTVPTAGAVRHTDSLGNERVVSPGQVGIFETAGGVTHSEIAAASATRFVQFWLTSEAEEPAYAVDDLSEGLAVGPHRLERLVLAAGDAVEIAGGTRRFVFMASGSLVRNSLAEPLSQGDAYLIDDQDPVTVTAATDVILLVWTLA, translated from the coding sequence GTGACCGTCACGATCCTGCGCTCAGGCGACCGCTTCACCGAACGCGAGCAGGGCCGAATGACTTGGCATGCGTTCTCTTTCGGGCCGTTCTACGATCCGGCCCGGGTCAGCTTCGGTCCGTTGGTGCTGTGCGACGAGCACCTGCTCGGCGACGGTCAGGGATTCTCGACACACCCGCATCAGGGGGTGACGATCGTGACAGTTCCGACGGCAGGAGCCGTACGCCACACCGACTCACTCGGCAACGAGCGTGTCGTCTCCCCCGGGCAGGTCGGCATCTTCGAGACGGCGGGCGGCGTCACCCACAGCGAGATCGCGGCCGCCTCCGCGACGCGGTTCGTACAGTTCTGGCTCACCTCGGAGGCCGAGGAGCCTGCGTACGCGGTGGACGACCTCAGCGAGGGTCTGGCGGTCGGACCGCATCGTCTGGAGCGGCTCGTGCTCGCCGCTGGCGACGCCGTCGAGATCGCCGGCGGCACGCGTCGGTTCGTCTTCATGGCGTCCGGATCACTGGTGCGCAACTCGCTCGCCGAGCCGCTGAGCCAGGGCGACGCGTACCTGATCGATGATCAGGACCCGGTCACGGTCACCGCAGCGACCGACGTGATCCTGCTGGTCTGGACGCTCGCCTGA
- a CDS encoding HIT family protein, whose protein sequence is MDCVFCAIAAGQIPSTKVYEDERTYAFLDIAPGSEGHMVVIPRAHSHDIREVEPADLSAVFAAAQLLTRRAYEVLDCDGVNVINNCGAPAGQTVFHTHVHVIPRYTGSDKDRVGHPWIPKPASAEELASLGAKFAL, encoded by the coding sequence ATGGACTGCGTCTTCTGTGCCATCGCTGCAGGTCAGATCCCTTCGACGAAGGTGTACGAGGACGAGCGGACGTACGCGTTCCTCGACATCGCGCCTGGGAGCGAAGGCCACATGGTCGTCATCCCGAGGGCGCATTCGCACGACATTCGCGAAGTCGAGCCCGCCGACCTGAGCGCGGTGTTCGCCGCGGCTCAGCTGCTCACGCGGCGCGCGTACGAAGTCCTCGACTGCGACGGCGTCAACGTGATCAACAACTGCGGCGCACCGGCGGGCCAGACCGTCTTCCACACCCACGTGCACGTCATCCCGCGTTACACGGGCTCGGACAAGGACCGCGTGGGACACCCGTGGATCCCGAAGCCCGCGTCGGCCGAGGAACTCGCCTCACTCGGCGCGAAGTTCGCGCTGTGA